One genomic window of Candidatus Thermokryptus mobilis includes the following:
- the hemW gene encoding radical SAM family heme chaperone HemW, whose translation MSGIYIHIPFCERKCIYCDFYSVENLNLIDRFTESLLKEIEIFSIETDFFNDSIFDTIYFGGGTPSLLEPAQIAKILNELSQRFKISSNAEITLETNPGTVDKRKLLEFKNLGVNRISFGVQSFFDDDLKFLGRIHTSEDAFKCINDSFDVGFENVSIDLIFGLPGQTVEKWLENLKFAVSLNVSHISAYNLIVERGTPLHELVSLGKVEIPEDEIQAQLYEKTIDFLENAGYVHYEVSNYAFDGFECRHNLKYWQYENYIGFGPSAHSFWINKRWWNYANLNKYINAIDLGKIPVANFEILDEEKMIEEFIYLGLRSKGINVARFKEKFGFEFVDGDIKDEIKEFERAGYISINGDFIKLTPKGFLLCDEIVLRLISKIKFVMKWES comes from the coding sequence ATGAGTGGAATTTATATTCACATACCTTTTTGTGAAAGGAAGTGCATTTATTGCGATTTTTATTCGGTTGAAAATTTAAATTTGATTGATAGATTCACTGAATCACTTTTGAAAGAAATTGAAATTTTTTCAATTGAGACGGATTTTTTCAATGATTCAATTTTTGATACTATCTATTTCGGTGGGGGTACTCCTTCACTACTTGAACCCGCACAAATTGCAAAAATCCTGAACGAATTATCGCAAAGGTTCAAAATTTCATCCAACGCTGAAATTACACTTGAAACGAATCCCGGGACAGTTGACAAGAGAAAACTTCTTGAGTTTAAGAATTTGGGCGTGAATAGGATAAGTTTTGGCGTTCAATCTTTCTTTGACGATGATTTGAAATTTCTCGGGCGGATTCACACAAGTGAAGATGCTTTTAAATGCATAAATGATAGCTTTGATGTTGGCTTTGAAAATGTGAGCATTGATTTGATTTTTGGTTTGCCTGGGCAGACGGTTGAAAAATGGTTGGAAAATTTGAAGTTTGCTGTCTCTTTAAATGTATCTCATATTTCGGCGTATAATTTAATAGTTGAAAGGGGCACACCACTTCATGAGCTCGTTTCACTTGGTAAAGTTGAGATTCCAGAGGATGAAATACAAGCTCAACTTTATGAAAAGACAATAGATTTTCTTGAAAATGCCGGATATGTTCACTATGAGGTGTCAAATTATGCTTTTGATGGGTTTGAGTGTAGGCATAATTTAAAATATTGGCAATATGAAAATTACATTGGCTTTGGTCCATCGGCTCATTCGTTTTGGATCAATAAAAGGTGGTGGAATTACGCTAACTTGAACAAGTATATAAATGCGATTGATTTGGGGAAAATACCCGTGGCGAATTTTGAAATTTTAGACGAGGAAAAGATGATTGAAGAATTTATTTATCTTGGTTTGAGAAGTAAAGGAATTAATGTTGCGAGGTTCAAAGAAAAATTTGGTTTTGAGTTTGTGGATGGCGATATTAAGGACGAGATTAAAGAATTTGAGAGAGCTGGTTATATATCCATTAATGGTGATTTTATTAAGCTTACACCAAAAGGTTTTCTTCTTTGTGATGAAATTGTGTTAAGGTTAATTTCAAAAATAAAATTTGTTATGAAATGGGAAAGTTAA
- the lepB gene encoding signal peptidase I, with the protein MEESKPEIFAEENVNSRDWLKPILIAVIVAFFVKTFAFEAFRIPSGSMEDTLLPGDFIIVCKFGFEVKTPKRIPFTNIEIPQVTIIPRFSPIKRGDVIVFHFPGEKNEVKPREKVNYIKRLIGLPGDIVQIKDKVIFVNGERFKEPSTVKVNYEYVVPKGLENPYIFPEGSNFNEDNYGPIIVPYKGMSVKLDQGNLKRWRILIEREGHKIDVADGKIYIDGVQTDEYVIEKDYVFVMGDNRNNSLDSRFWGFVPTENIIGRACLIYWSWDSNISLINLTEKIKSIRWERIGKGIK; encoded by the coding sequence ATGGAGGAAAGCAAGCCAGAAATTTTTGCCGAGGAAAATGTCAATTCAAGGGATTGGCTAAAACCGATTTTAATTGCGGTTATTGTCGCTTTTTTCGTGAAAACATTTGCCTTTGAAGCTTTTAGAATTCCCTCCGGTTCAATGGAAGATACATTGTTACCCGGGGACTTTATTATAGTTTGTAAATTTGGATTTGAAGTGAAAACACCAAAAAGGATTCCTTTTACAAATATTGAAATTCCACAAGTGACGATAATTCCTCGTTTTTCACCAATTAAAAGGGGAGATGTAATAGTTTTTCATTTTCCAGGTGAGAAAAACGAAGTTAAACCCAGGGAAAAAGTGAATTATATAAAAAGGTTAATCGGTTTGCCCGGGGATATCGTTCAGATAAAAGATAAAGTTATCTTCGTAAATGGCGAAAGATTTAAAGAGCCCTCCACCGTTAAGGTCAATTATGAATATGTTGTGCCAAAGGGCTTGGAAAATCCGTATATCTTCCCAGAGGGTTCAAACTTTAATGAGGATAATTACGGACCAATTATCGTCCCTTATAAAGGTATGAGCGTTAAACTTGACCAGGGTAATTTAAAACGATGGAGAATTTTAATTGAAAGAGAAGGGCATAAGATTGATGTCGCTGATGGAAAAATTTATATAGATGGCGTTCAAACTGATGAGTATGTGATTGAAAAGGATTATGTCTTCGTGATGGGCGATAATAGAAACAATAGTTTGGATAGCAGATTTTGGGGATTCGTCCCTACCGAAAATATCATTGGGCGTGCGTGCTTAATCTATTGGTCTTGGGATTCAAATATATCATTGATAAATTTAACTGAAAAAATAAAATCAATTAGATGGGAAAGGATAGGCAAGGGAATTAAATGA
- the lepA gene encoding translation elongation factor 4 has translation MKMDVTRIRNFCIIAHIDHGKSTLADRLLEKTGTIPPRQMVEQVLDNMDLERERGITIKSHPVQMKYIAKDGNEYTFNLIDTPGHVDFTYEVSRALAASEGAILVVDATQGVEAQTISNLYLAVESGLEIIPVINKIDLPAAQTMIETVKGQIIDLIGCKEDEILLVSAKTGFGVDELLEAIVQRIPPPKGDPQAPLRALIFDSKYDSYRGVVVYLRVFDGELKEGDKIMFFANGKVFEAEEVGILKLDRVRTGKLTTGMVGYLIAGVKDVHDTRVGDTVTIANNPAKEPLPGYREVKPMVYAGFYPADSENYQELRDALEKLRLNDAAIVFEPESSTALGHGFRCGFLGLLHMEIVQERLEREFGLNIVTTVPNVVYKVVKRNGDVTYINNPTQMPNPGEIDHIEEPYVRAQIITPSEFIGALMKLCTDRRGIYKTTHYVSADRAILEYELPLSEIIFDFYDKLKSVSKGYASFDYEFIEYRESDLVKLDILLNGEPVDALSFVVHRSKAYDYGRKLCSKLRELIPRQLFEVVIQAAIGSKVIARDVIKPLRKNVLAKCYGGDVTRKRKLLEKQKEGKKRMKQIGRVEVPQEAFLAVLTIDND, from the coding sequence ATGAAGATGGATGTCACGAGGATAAGAAATTTTTGCATTATAGCGCATATTGATCACGGGAAGTCAACTCTTGCGGATCGCCTTCTTGAGAAAACGGGGACGATCCCGCCAAGGCAAATGGTTGAGCAAGTTCTTGACAATATGGACCTTGAGAGGGAGCGCGGTATAACGATTAAATCACATCCCGTTCAAATGAAATACATCGCAAAAGATGGCAATGAGTATACATTTAATTTAATTGACACACCAGGACATGTTGATTTCACTTATGAAGTTTCGCGCGCTCTTGCTGCAAGTGAAGGCGCGATTCTCGTCGTTGATGCAACTCAAGGTGTTGAAGCTCAAACTATAAGTAACCTTTATCTTGCTGTTGAATCGGGGCTTGAGATAATACCGGTGATAAATAAAATTGATTTACCGGCTGCTCAAACGATGATTGAGACAGTGAAGGGTCAGATTATTGATTTAATCGGATGCAAGGAAGATGAGATTTTACTTGTCAGCGCAAAGACAGGTTTCGGGGTTGACGAACTTCTTGAGGCGATCGTTCAAAGGATTCCACCTCCAAAAGGAGACCCACAAGCACCTTTGCGCGCCTTAATTTTTGATTCAAAATATGATTCTTATCGTGGCGTCGTTGTGTATCTTAGGGTTTTTGATGGCGAATTAAAAGAAGGTGATAAAATTATGTTTTTTGCTAACGGAAAGGTCTTTGAAGCTGAGGAAGTTGGGATTTTAAAACTTGATAGAGTAAGGACAGGTAAACTCACGACTGGAATGGTTGGATATTTAATCGCTGGCGTTAAAGATGTACACGATACGAGAGTTGGGGACACGGTGACTATCGCAAATAATCCAGCAAAGGAACCGCTTCCGGGTTATCGTGAAGTAAAACCGATGGTTTATGCAGGGTTTTATCCCGCTGACTCGGAAAATTATCAAGAGTTAAGGGATGCCCTTGAAAAATTGAGGTTAAACGATGCAGCGATCGTCTTTGAGCCGGAAAGTTCAACCGCATTGGGTCACGGATTTAGATGTGGCTTTCTCGGTCTTCTTCACATGGAAATAGTTCAAGAGCGTCTTGAAAGGGAATTCGGGCTTAATATTGTAACGACTGTTCCAAATGTCGTCTATAAAGTTGTGAAGCGAAATGGAGATGTAACTTACATCAACAATCCAACTCAAATGCCAAATCCTGGTGAAATTGACCATATTGAAGAACCGTATGTTAGGGCGCAAATTATAACACCATCTGAATTTATCGGGGCTTTGATGAAACTCTGCACCGATAGAAGGGGAATTTACAAAACAACACATTATGTCTCCGCTGATAGAGCTATACTTGAATATGAATTGCCACTTTCTGAGATAATTTTTGATTTTTATGACAAGCTGAAATCGGTTTCAAAAGGATATGCTTCTTTTGATTATGAGTTCATTGAATATAGAGAGTCAGACCTTGTTAAGTTAGATATACTTTTAAATGGTGAGCCAGTTGATGCACTTTCATTTGTCGTGCATAGAAGCAAAGCTTATGACTACGGTAGGAAATTATGTTCAAAACTAAGGGAGCTTATACCGAGACAACTTTTTGAGGTTGTGATTCAAGCAGCGATTGGAAGTAAAGTTATTGCAAGGGATGTGATTAAACCATTGCGGAAAAATGTCCTTGCAAAGTGTTACGGCGGTGATGTCACGAGGAAGAGAAAACTTCTTGAAAAGCAAAAGGAGGGGAAGAAAAGAATGAAGCAAATAGGAAGGGTTGAGGTCCCGCAAGAAGCTTTCCTCGCAGTTTTAACAATAGATAACGATTAA
- the rnhC gene encoding ribonuclease HIII, whose protein sequence is MFFCFANFFNFSKSQLAGEMNFYIGVDESGKGDFFGPLVIAGIISNDEVNQKLIMLGVRDSKKLSNKKIAELAQEIKKICIYEIVVINPKRYNELTQKLNLNRILAWGHARVIENLLEKAELGKIVCTMAISDKFGDEHYLIESLMTKGRRIELVQRHKAETDPAVASASILARNEFLSRLKLLSEKYKMEFPRGASSKVVEVAGDFVKRYGREELISVAKIHFRTSKLIGV, encoded by the coding sequence ATTTTTTTCTGTTTTGCAAATTTTTTTAATTTTTCAAAAAGTCAATTGGCTGGAGAAATGAATTTTTACATCGGTGTTGATGAATCAGGAAAAGGTGATTTCTTTGGACCGCTTGTGATCGCTGGAATTATCTCAAATGATGAGGTCAATCAAAAGTTAATTATGCTTGGCGTCAGGGATTCAAAAAAGCTTTCAAATAAGAAAATCGCTGAACTTGCGCAGGAGATCAAAAAAATTTGCATTTACGAAATCGTTGTGATTAATCCGAAAAGATATAACGAGCTTACCCAGAAATTAAACCTTAATCGTATACTTGCTTGGGGTCATGCGCGAGTGATAGAAAATCTTTTGGAAAAAGCCGAATTGGGGAAAATTGTTTGCACTATGGCTATATCGGATAAATTTGGCGATGAGCATTACCTTATTGAATCCTTAATGACGAAAGGTAGGAGAATTGAACTCGTTCAAAGACATAAAGCTGAAACAGACCCAGCTGTTGCATCTGCTTCAATTTTGGCGAGAAATGAATTTTTATCCCGATTGAAGCTTTTATCAGAAAAGTACAAAATGGAATTTCCGCGTGGGGCTTCTTCAAAAGTTGTTGAGGTTGCTGGTGATTTTGTCAAGAGATATGGAAGGGAAGAATTGATTAGTGTCGCAAAGATACACTTTAGGACAAGTAAATTGATCGGGGTTTAA
- a CDS encoding trans-sulfuration enzyme family protein, producing MSKKPNGTASSVREKSPKKMENGSIGSAREKSPRKKLINESKYSMETHLIYGRSFTPKWEYSHHVVPPISASATFRLESAQRGALGFLRFAHTINDEEVELKAPIYIYDRLGEPNKEMLEEYLAYAEQGESAVTFASGMGAVSAVLGILTKAGDEIIAHKLLYGCTYELLTYWYPRYQITTKFVDLRNTLNLKKAITPKTRIVYFETPVNPTLELIDIAGVSEIVREENKKRKPNERIYIVVDNTFATPFCQRPLMLGADFVVHSLTKNIGGFGTDMGGAVIGPKWSRDQLLLYRKDFGGVLGTKSAWAILVYGLPTLALRVRQQEKTALEVARYLCSHPKIQYVSYPGLHTFPQYELAKKQMVDYEGNFAPGTLIYFIVKDESPEGRRRKAEKLINYLAKNAYTITLAVSLGNIRTLIEHPGSMTHATIPAEEQLKKGIDPGGIRLSIGLEKVDDIILDLSEGLARI from the coding sequence ATGTCTAAAAAACCAAATGGAACAGCGAGTTCGGTTCGGGAAAAGTCCCCGAAGAAAATGGAAAATGGTTCAATTGGTTCGGCTCGGGAAAAGTCCCCGAGGAAAAAGTTAATCAATGAATCAAAGTATTCAATGGAGACCCACCTCATTTATGGTCGTTCATTCACACCGAAATGGGAGTATTCGCATCATGTTGTTCCACCTATTTCAGCTTCTGCGACATTTCGCCTTGAATCTGCTCAAAGGGGAGCGCTTGGATTTTTGCGCTTCGCTCACACAATTAACGATGAAGAAGTTGAACTGAAAGCTCCGATTTATATTTATGATCGTCTCGGTGAACCGAACAAAGAAATGCTTGAGGAATATCTCGCTTATGCTGAGCAAGGTGAATCAGCCGTTACTTTTGCATCTGGAATGGGTGCTGTGTCAGCTGTTCTTGGAATTTTGACAAAGGCAGGCGATGAAATCATCGCTCATAAACTTTTATATGGTTGCACATATGAACTTTTAACATACTGGTATCCGAGATATCAAATTACGACAAAATTCGTTGACCTTCGTAATACTTTAAATCTTAAAAAAGCGATAACGCCGAAGACAAGGATTGTTTATTTTGAAACACCTGTGAATCCAACACTTGAATTGATTGATATTGCTGGTGTATCTGAGATCGTTAGGGAGGAAAATAAGAAGCGTAAACCGAATGAAAGGATTTATATCGTTGTTGATAATACATTTGCCACTCCTTTCTGTCAGCGACCTTTAATGCTCGGAGCTGACTTTGTGGTTCATTCGCTGACGAAAAACATCGGCGGTTTCGGCACAGATATGGGTGGAGCCGTCATCGGTCCAAAATGGAGCAGGGATCAACTTTTGCTTTATCGCAAGGACTTCGGTGGGGTTTTAGGAACTAAAAGTGCCTGGGCAATCCTTGTATATGGTTTGCCAACACTTGCTCTTAGAGTTCGCCAGCAGGAAAAAACAGCACTTGAAGTTGCGAGATATCTTTGTTCGCATCCGAAAATTCAGTATGTAAGCTATCCCGGATTACACACTTTCCCACAATATGAACTTGCAAAAAAACAGATGGTTGATTATGAGGGAAACTTTGCTCCAGGGACTTTGATTTATTTCATAGTTAAAGATGAATCCCCAGAGGGAAGAAGACGGAAGGCAGAAAAACTGATAAATTATCTAGCTAAAAACGCTTACACTATAACTCTGGCTGTGAGCTTGGGGAATATAAGGACATTGATTGAGCATCCCGGGTCAATGACTCACGCTACAATCCCAGCAGAGGAACAATTGAAAAAGGGAATTGATCCAGGTGGTATAAGGTTATCAATTGGACTGGAGAAAGTTGATGATATAATACTTGATTTGAGCGAAGGGCTTGCTCGTATTTAA
- a CDS encoding protein O-mannosyl-transferase family, whose protein sequence is MGKLKLNHVVAFVLFLISLVVFALTVQPSVPFWDCGEFIAVSYTLGVPHPPGAPFFIILGRIATLLPIAEDIAKRVNLVSAFVSALTVMFLYLITVRLILRWKANPQDFVDKLIVYGAPVVGALALSFSDTFWFNAVEAEVYATSLFLMSFAIWLGMVWFEKADKIESDRLILLIAYVIGLSIGVHLLSILTIFTLAMLVYFRFREKVDIKSFTVMGIIAVGIFFLIYKVIIFWIPSMLDDMPAVPAVIALVVSYGIYYSYRNKQRILFNFLMGIFLVFLGYTTYALIIIRANDKPAINENAPDNLVKFVKYLEREQYGEQPSPFKRRWSQEPTHQENYQKYQSDWDFFLRYQLNHMFFRYFFWNFVGRAGDVQDAPAVFLKSESGWGKPSEFPNRYFALPLLLGIFGLYYHYRKDWKMFLSYLALFLVTGIGLAVYLNMPEPQPRERDYVFAGSFFAFSIWIGIGTAGLIELISDLIQSEKMKKIYSVGVLAVAIFVVPVNMAIQNWDDHDRSGNYVPWDYSYNLLQSCEKDAILFTNGDNDTFPLWYLQEVEGIRTDIRVVNLSLLNTDWYILQLKHEEPHGAKKVPISLSDNIIRRLGLVQWEPRDVSIPVPREVYEKFGIKDTSIINQGKITFRMPNTIQFGEIKAIRVQDIMVRDIIETNKWERPIYFAVTVSPDNFIGLDEYLRMEGLAYRVVPFKNPKGSPTFVEEEVMKECLFNEPEGFYREPRYGFKFRNLNNPNVHFFETDRNLMQNYRNAFLKLAIYYYENGRDTAKVIEVLDRMESKIPNDVLPMDYRLRYDVARLYDIVGAKEKFMKIAKEIEPIALEQINREPMNIYGEYNPYVILVNLYEMMGEYKKAIDILNRVLVYYPQQYQHLVKERISRLEEKMKENKK, encoded by the coding sequence ATGGGAAAGTTAAAGTTAAATCACGTTGTCGCTTTTGTTTTGTTTTTGATTTCGTTAGTAGTTTTTGCTTTAACTGTTCAACCGAGCGTTCCTTTTTGGGATTGTGGTGAATTCATCGCTGTAAGTTATACGCTTGGGGTTCCACATCCACCTGGGGCGCCATTTTTTATAATTCTTGGCAGAATTGCAACTTTATTGCCTATAGCTGAAGACATCGCTAAAAGGGTTAATTTGGTAAGCGCTTTTGTAAGTGCTTTAACGGTTATGTTCCTTTATCTTATCACGGTTAGATTGATATTAAGATGGAAGGCAAATCCACAAGATTTCGTTGATAAGCTTATCGTTTATGGCGCACCTGTGGTTGGAGCTTTGGCGCTTTCTTTCAGTGATACTTTTTGGTTCAACGCGGTTGAAGCGGAAGTTTATGCAACGAGCTTGTTTTTGATGAGCTTTGCAATATGGCTTGGTATGGTCTGGTTTGAAAAGGCAGATAAAATTGAAAGCGACAGGTTGATTCTTTTGATAGCTTATGTTATCGGTTTGTCAATCGGTGTTCATCTTTTGAGCATACTTACGATTTTCACGCTGGCGATGCTTGTATATTTTAGGTTTAGGGAAAAGGTTGATATTAAAAGTTTTACAGTGATGGGGATAATCGCTGTCGGTATATTCTTTCTGATCTATAAGGTTATAATTTTTTGGATACCTTCAATGCTTGATGATATGCCAGCTGTTCCTGCGGTTATTGCACTTGTCGTTTCATACGGGATTTATTATTCGTATAGGAATAAGCAAAGAATTTTATTCAACTTTTTGATGGGTATTTTTTTAGTTTTTCTCGGGTATACGACTTATGCGTTGATAATAATAAGGGCAAATGATAAGCCTGCTATAAATGAGAACGCTCCTGATAATCTTGTTAAATTTGTCAAATATCTTGAAAGGGAGCAATATGGTGAACAACCTTCACCATTTAAAAGGCGTTGGAGTCAGGAACCAACGCATCAGGAAAATTATCAGAAATATCAAAGTGATTGGGATTTCTTTTTGAGATATCAGTTAAATCATATGTTTTTTAGATATTTCTTCTGGAACTTCGTTGGTCGTGCTGGTGATGTTCAAGATGCGCCTGCTGTCTTCTTGAAGTCCGAAAGCGGTTGGGGAAAACCGAGCGAATTCCCAAACAGATATTTCGCACTGCCACTTTTATTGGGGATTTTTGGATTATATTATCATTACAGAAAAGATTGGAAGATGTTTTTATCATATCTTGCTTTGTTTCTTGTGACAGGTATTGGTCTTGCGGTTTATCTTAATATGCCTGAACCACAACCAAGGGAAAGGGATTATGTTTTTGCTGGTTCTTTTTTCGCTTTTTCAATTTGGATCGGCATCGGCACAGCTGGTTTGATTGAGTTAATAAGCGATTTAATTCAATCGGAGAAGATGAAGAAAATTTATTCTGTTGGAGTTCTTGCGGTTGCAATTTTTGTTGTTCCCGTGAATATGGCAATTCAAAACTGGGATGACCACGATAGAAGTGGAAATTATGTCCCCTGGGATTATTCTTATAATTTGCTTCAGAGTTGCGAGAAAGACGCGATTCTGTTCACTAACGGAGATAATGATACCTTCCCGCTTTGGTATCTACAAGAGGTTGAGGGCATCAGGACAGATATAAGGGTTGTAAATTTAAGCTTGCTGAACACTGATTGGTATATACTTCAGTTAAAGCATGAAGAACCACACGGGGCAAAGAAAGTTCCAATTAGTTTGAGCGATAACATAATCAGGCGACTGGGTCTTGTCCAGTGGGAACCGCGTGATGTTTCAATACCTGTGCCGAGGGAAGTTTATGAAAAATTCGGGATAAAAGATACTTCAATTATAAATCAGGGTAAAATTACATTCCGAATGCCCAATACTATTCAGTTTGGGGAGATAAAAGCAATAAGAGTTCAGGATATTATGGTTCGTGATATAATTGAGACAAATAAGTGGGAAAGACCGATATATTTTGCTGTCACAGTTTCGCCTGACAATTTCATTGGGCTTGATGAGTATCTGCGTATGGAAGGACTTGCTTATAGAGTTGTTCCGTTTAAAAACCCAAAGGGCTCACCGACATTTGTGGAGGAAGAAGTTATGAAAGAATGTTTATTTAATGAACCGGAAGGTTTCTATCGTGAACCAAGATATGGCTTTAAATTTAGGAATTTAAACAATCCAAATGTTCATTTCTTTGAGACAGATAGGAATTTGATGCAGAATTATAGGAATGCTTTTCTGAAACTCGCAATTTATTATTACGAAAACGGGCGCGATACCGCAAAAGTTATTGAAGTGCTTGATAGAATGGAAAGCAAAATTCCAAATGATGTTTTACCAATGGATTATAGACTTAGATATGATGTTGCTCGTTTGTATGATATCGTTGGGGCAAAGGAGAAATTTATGAAGATAGCCAAGGAGATAGAGCCGATAGCTTTGGAACAGATAAATCGTGAGCCGATGAACATTTATGGAGAGTATAATCCGTATGTAATTCTTGTGAATTTATATGAGATGATGGGAGAATATAAAAAGGCGATAGATATTTTAAACAGGGTTCTTGTTTATTATCCTCAGCAATATCAACATTTAGTAAAGGAGAGAATATCACGACTTGAAGAGAAGATGAAGGAGAATAAAAAATAA
- a CDS encoding trehalose-6-phosphate synthase, whose product MSYGRASNKNIKFLKEICKFKLLIIVSNRLPISIKSIDPIEFQKSPGGLVSAIETFIKKASLSSWLWIGWPGTSLPKREMQRINAHLFQEHNYVPVYVPEKLMEKFYNGFCNRTLWPLFHSMPALTTYEKTAWESYLEVNKIFLEAILENTQTDKEIYIWIHDYHLMLLPGMIRNVLPEAKVGFFLHIPFPPPEVFAQLPWRRELLEGLLGADLIGFHTYEYTINFLRSLSRVLGIDHTLGEFEHVGVYQAYKLVKNKYPCQLVLVGSYASDDPEGEEVYREVLNITSDDKDVFVLNLPPNSHIEVNAFQRSAYVVFQKSIREGFGLVVSEAMWKGKPVIGSNVGGIKRQILDGINGFLVDSSEGAAHRARQLLANKELRDRMGFYAKETVKHRFLIIRHLKDYIALMHRMIN is encoded by the coding sequence TTGAGCTACGGGCGCGCAAGCAATAAAAATATAAAATTTTTAAAAGAAATTTGCAAGTTTAAATTGCTTATAATAGTTTCCAACAGACTTCCCATAAGCATTAAAAGTATTGACCCTATAGAGTTTCAGAAAAGCCCCGGTGGCTTGGTATCGGCCATAGAGACATTTATTAAAAAAGCAAGTTTATCCTCCTGGCTATGGATAGGTTGGCCTGGTACTAGCCTACCAAAAAGAGAAATGCAGAGGATAAATGCTCATCTTTTCCAAGAGCACAACTATGTGCCGGTTTATGTACCAGAAAAGCTTATGGAAAAGTTCTACAATGGCTTTTGCAACAGAACTTTGTGGCCACTCTTTCACAGCATGCCTGCGCTCACAACTTATGAGAAGACCGCATGGGAAAGCTATTTAGAAGTAAACAAGATATTCTTAGAAGCTATTCTGGAAAACACTCAAACCGATAAAGAAATTTACATATGGATACATGACTACCATCTTATGCTACTGCCAGGTATGATAAGGAATGTTCTTCCTGAGGCAAAGGTGGGTTTTTTCCTGCATATACCCTTTCCGCCACCTGAGGTTTTCGCTCAGCTACCTTGGAGAAGGGAACTTCTGGAAGGTCTTTTAGGAGCTGATTTGATAGGTTTTCACACCTATGAATATACTATAAACTTTTTAAGGAGTTTATCAAGGGTACTCGGTATAGACCACACCCTTGGAGAATTTGAGCATGTAGGTGTGTATCAGGCTTACAAGCTGGTAAAGAACAAATACCCGTGTCAGCTTGTGCTGGTGGGCTCTTATGCCAGCGATGACCCAGAGGGGGAGGAGGTTTACAGGGAAGTCCTAAACATCACTTCAGATGATAAAGATGTTTTTGTGTTGAATCTCCCCCCTAACAGTCACATTGAGGTAAATGCCTTTCAACGCTCTGCATATGTAGTATTTCAGAAGTCTATAAGGGAAGGTTTTGGTTTAGTTGTTTCGGAAGCGATGTGGAAAGGAAAACCTGTGATAGGTAGCAATGTTGGGGGCATAAAGAGACAGATATTGGATGGTATAAATGGATTTTTGGTTGATTCGTCGGAGGGCGCGGCTCATAGGGCAAGGCAGCTACTTGCTAACAAGGAGCTAAGAGATAGGATGGGATTTTATGCCAAGGAAACAGTAAAGCACCGCTTTTTAATAATAAGACATTTAAAGGATTACATAGCGTTGATGCATCGGATGATAAATTAG
- the lepB gene encoding signal peptidase I, which produces MPAKSKPSSKSKKKPETLKEKIYHFIKEFVVVFGIFIVLNSFVIASFEVPTSSMEDTVMAGDFLFVNKFIYNLATPRNIPLTSIRLPYVVIPSLWKVERGDVVVFEFPGYRDEVRHPAMIYYLKRCIGVPGDTIQIIDKVVYVNGEIFPNPKYVKFERPYVFPKDQPDPRIFPKGAPFNEDNYGPIIVPKKGDTIRLSISNYDMWETFVKREGHNIELRDGKIFIDDVEKYEYVVKHNYYFMMGDNRDNSLDSRFWGFVPDKYIVGTPIIVYWSWNPEIPIYNIFAKISSIKFSRIGMIIK; this is translated from the coding sequence ATGCCCGCAAAAAGTAAACCCTCTTCAAAATCAAAGAAAAAACCAGAAACATTAAAAGAAAAAATATATCATTTCATAAAGGAATTCGTTGTTGTGTTCGGGATTTTCATTGTTCTTAACAGTTTCGTCATTGCATCGTTTGAGGTTCCAACTTCATCAATGGAAGATACAGTTATGGCTGGTGATTTTTTGTTTGTGAATAAATTTATTTATAATCTCGCCACACCGCGAAACATACCGCTTACTTCTATACGGCTTCCCTATGTCGTTATTCCAAGTTTGTGGAAAGTTGAGCGTGGAGATGTCGTCGTATTTGAGTTCCCAGGATATAGAGATGAGGTAAGGCATCCAGCGATGATTTATTACTTAAAAAGATGTATTGGTGTTCCCGGGGATACAATTCAAATAATTGATAAAGTGGTTTATGTAAATGGGGAAATTTTCCCAAATCCGAAATATGTTAAATTTGAAAGACCGTATGTATTCCCCAAGGACCAACCCGACCCAAGAATTTTCCCCAAAGGAGCGCCATTTAATGAAGATAATTACGGTCCGATCATCGTTCCTAAAAAGGGTGATACTATTAGGTTAAGCATTTCAAATTATGATATGTGGGAGACATTCGTGAAAAGGGAGGGACATAACATTGAGTTAAGAGATGGCAAAATTTTTATTGATGACGTTGAAAAATATGAGTATGTGGTTAAACATAATTATTACTTTATGATGGGAGATAACAGGGACAATAGTTTGGATAGTAGATTTTGGGGGTTCGTCCCGGATAAATACATCGTTGGCACACCCATTATAGTTTATTGGTCTTGGAATCCGGAAATTCCAATCTACAATATCTTCGCTAAAATTTCTTCAATCAAGTTCAGTAGAATAGGTATGATAATAAAATAA